One Streptomyces sp. NBC_01351 genomic region harbors:
- a CDS encoding NUDIX hydrolase: MGDWIPREEWVKTQPQALVASCVMLLDDHNRMLLLRYGSGQEGASGTWWLPGGMVNEGESPWPAARREIGEETGITLGSEPCLIGIDHRANVLGTGPVVDYFFAASLAAGQQIRLSPEHDRHAFHHPDSLPDLLAAHRQTLIALHAAALSGRAAYMQEGMPT, translated from the coding sequence GTGGGTGACTGGATCCCCCGCGAGGAGTGGGTGAAGACGCAGCCCCAGGCGCTCGTGGCCTCGTGCGTCATGCTGCTGGATGACCATAACCGGATGCTTTTACTCCGTTACGGCTCCGGTCAGGAGGGCGCCAGCGGGACGTGGTGGCTGCCAGGCGGCATGGTCAATGAGGGCGAGAGCCCGTGGCCGGCGGCCCGCCGGGAGATCGGCGAGGAGACCGGCATCACTTTGGGCTCGGAACCTTGCCTCATCGGCATCGACCACAGGGCCAACGTTCTGGGCACCGGCCCCGTCGTGGACTACTTCTTCGCCGCAAGTCTCGCCGCTGGTCAGCAGATCCGGCTCAGCCCCGAACACGACCGGCACGCCTTCCACCACCCGGACAGCCTTCCGGATCTTCTCGCGGCGCACCGTCAGACGCTCATCGCGCTTCATGCCGCTGCCCTGTCCGGCCGCGCTGCTTACATGCAAGAGGGGATGCCCACATGA
- a CDS encoding NUDIX domain-containing protein codes for MSRIRTAATGLVVRDGHVLLVKGNWPQPATWLPPGGGQKLGEPLHRTVEREVLEETGVTVRAGQLLFLREHIPANHEDGPSAYDRNHRVDALFWCEVVSEPSKLGGSIPDPTHTGVEWVPLDKLGGLRMIPLYLRDQVTNVVAQAAAGTWQTMYLGDMA; via the coding sequence ATGAGCCGCATTCGCACAGCCGCGACCGGCCTGGTCGTCCGCGACGGCCACGTCCTGCTCGTCAAAGGGAACTGGCCTCAACCGGCTACCTGGCTGCCGCCCGGCGGCGGACAGAAGCTGGGCGAGCCTCTGCACCGCACTGTCGAACGGGAGGTGCTGGAGGAGACCGGGGTGACCGTTCGCGCCGGACAGTTGCTGTTCCTGCGCGAACACATTCCCGCCAATCACGAAGACGGCCCAAGCGCGTACGACCGTAACCACCGGGTTGATGCGCTGTTCTGGTGCGAGGTCGTATCGGAGCCGTCCAAGCTGGGCGGGAGCATCCCGGATCCGACCCACACCGGGGTCGAGTGGGTGCCGCTCGACAAGCTCGGCGGGCTGCGGATGATCCCCCTTTACCTGCGCGACCAGGTCACTAACGTCGTTGCCCAGGCCGCTGCCGGTACGTGGCAGACGATGTACCTGGGCGACATGGCCTGA